A genomic window from Populus nigra chromosome 7, ddPopNigr1.1, whole genome shotgun sequence includes:
- the LOC133699113 gene encoding NAC transcription factor 25-like, which produces MEGTNSSSRSQHPQLPPGFRFHPTDEELVVHYLKKKAASVPLPVTIIAEIDLYKFDPWELPSKATFGEQEWYFFSPRDRKYPNGARPNRAATSGYWKATGTDKPILTSNGAQKVGVKKALVFYGGKPPKGIKTNWIMHEYRLIENNSSPKPPAADSANKKGGSLRLDDWVLCRIYKKNNSQRPMDQRDKEDSMEGMFATLQNSSHRNPKPPSASKHTAYASLLVNEDTFFEGILTGDGMQNGSISQLPSSSSKPNMPMAPVSANTFTATRTLPPHQYWNDATGSPVGLANSSGKRFHGELNSGITGTQEDNTSFVSMLNQLPQSTPMVHPSILLDGVLRQPFQLSSLNWNS; this is translated from the exons ATGGAGGGCACCAATTCGTCGTCCCGGTCACAACACCCGCAGCTGCCACCCGGGTTCCGGTTCCACCCTACTGACGAAGAGCTAGTGGTCCACTACCTAAAGAAGAAGGCTGCATCAGTTCCGCTACCTGTTACAATTATAGCTGAGATTGATCTATACAAATTTGATCCATGGGAGTTGCCAA GTAAGGCTACTTTTGGAGAGCAAGAGTGGTACTTTTTCAGTCCTAGAGACAGGAAATACCCCAACGGTGCTAGGCCTAACAGAGCTGCAACTTCAGGGTATTGGAAAGCTACCGGGACTGATAAGCCTATATTAACATCGAATGGAGCTCAAAAGGTTGGTGTCAAAAAGGCCCTGGTTTTTTATGGTGGGAAGCCACCGAAGGGGATTAAAACCAATTGGATCATGCATGAATATCGCCTTATCGAAAACAATTCTAGCCCAAAGCCCCCTGCTGCTGATTCTGCCAACAAGAAAGGCGGCTCTTTAAGG CTTGATGATTGGGTTCTATGCCGgatttacaagaaaaacaacTCTCAGAGACCGATGGATCAAAGAGACAAAGAGGATTCAATGGAGGGCATGTTTGCTACACTGCAAAATTCTAGCCACCGAAATCCGAAACCCCCTTCAGCTTCAAAGCACACAGCTTATGCATCTTTACTTGTGAATGAAGATACCTTCTTTGAAGGGATACTAACAGGAGATGGCATGCAAAATGGTTCCATTTCTCAATTACCATCTTCAAGCTCAAAGCCAAACATGCCCATGGCCCCAGTCTCCGCAAATACTTTTACGGCGACACGCACCCTCCCTCCTCATCAGTATTGGAACGACGCTACAGGATCACCAGTGGGGTTGGCTAATTCATCAGGGAAGCGCTTTCACGGTGAACTTAATAGTGGTATTACTGGAACTCAAGAGGATAACACCTCCTTTGTTTCCATGCTTAACCAGCTTCCACAGAGCACACCAATGGTCCACCCAAGTATTCTTCTTGATGGTGTTTTGAGACAACCGTTTCAACTTTCTAGCTTGAATTGGAACTCATAA